The following nucleotide sequence is from Alteromonas sp. V450.
AAAATTTCATTAACCAATTCAGGCGCGTTTACTAACTGTTCAACAACGAGCTCTTTTATATCGAGTATTTCCGATACATTATGTTGGAAGTCGTCGACCATCTTGCAAACGACGTTGGGTATATCATTCTCAATTCTCTGATAAACCAAGTCTTTACCTTGAACGGGTAACGCTGCCCAAAGTTGAGGAGCAGACTCCGCCATCACATTGTTAACAACCTTCCTGATAACTTGAGATAGACGCCGTTCAATTGCTTTGGAGAGCTCATTTGGGTCAAGTCGTTGCGCCAGCTCTTCTACACTTAATAACTTGCCTAATACAAGTTCAACCTCAATTTCAGCCATCTCCCGTCGTTTCGCGGGGATCAGTCCTTGCCAGCCAAAAATTGGCTTTACTCCCACAAATTCAATGGGATAAAACATCATCTTTACCGCAAGAAAATTCGTCAACCAGCCGACAACGGCACTGATCAATGGAATTGATAATAAGGTTAGCGTTTCAATGTTCCATTCCATACTGCAGGTAAGTGGTCCGATTTATTATTTTCTCTATCAGGCTACTTAGTGCTTAGTAAATGGTCAATGTAAAAATGAAATTTATGCTAATTGTTGATTGTAAAGCCCACAATAACTGACTAAAAACTAGAAAGAAGATTATGTTTTACTTCACCGGCAGTTTAGGTAGTAGATTCTAAAATTGCGGTTTAGAGTTAGACAATGTACGAAAAGCATTATCAGCCTAGCGCTCGTATTGATGTGATTTGAGTTCGCAATTTTTTGAAATTAATGAATAGGTAGTTGCCATGGCAGTATTCGACTTGCGATTGAAAAAGCTCGAACGTGATATCGAGCACGCAAAAACATACGATGAATACGAAGCAGCGTGCATTGCACACGATAACCTTTCTGGCGCCGATGAATGGAAAGCGCTAGATGAGAGCGAAGACTTCGACTACAAGTTAATTCGTAAACGTGTGCAGCGTCTTCAGCTGGCCAGAAGTAAAGGCGACATTCATGCCCTGATGTCTATCTTGCACGAAGGCTTACATGGCAATTTGGGAAACATAGCAAATCCGATATTGTTAACGCATTGCAAAATTGGCACTAAACATCTTATCGAACAATTTATCGATGAAGTCACTCACGCATTAGAGCAAATCGTCAATGCTGAGGAAAATGACGTAGACTTTTACGAAAAGTTGTCTTTTTTTGATGAAACAGCACATGCATTCGGTCGAAGTTGTTTAATGCTGTCAGGGGGAGCTGGCCTGGGCTTTTTCCACGCGGGCGTAGTTAAATCCCTAAATAGCAAAGACTTGCTCCCTTCTGTTGTGTCCGGCGCAAGTGCAGGCTCTATTATTGCGGGTATGCTCGGTACGCGAAACCGCAGCGAGCTCGTCGAGTCTCTGAGCGCTGAATTTATTTACGAAACCTTTAAACATTGGCGCAGTTTTGCGGGGCTCGGAAAAAAAGGCTTATTCGACAGCGCGGTACTCGAAAATGCGCTTATTGAACTTTTCGACCTAACTACATTTGAAGAGGCGTTTAAAAAAACCGGCAGACACATAACAATAACGGTGTCTCCTGCTGACTTGCATCAACATTCACGCCTGCTAAACGCAAAAACATCGCCAAATGCAATAATTACGCAAGCTGTGCGAGCATCATGTGCCGTTCCAGTTATTTTTAGTCCCGTTCAACTTAGAGCGAAAACCCCCTCGGGCGACATAGTGCCGTACATTCCAAACAGGCGGTTTGCCGATGGTTCGTTGATGGCTGATTTACCGTTTGAGCGCCTTGCAAGGTTATACGGTGTAAACCACAGCATAGTAA
It contains:
- a CDS encoding DUF3336 domain-containing protein is translated as MAVFDLRLKKLERDIEHAKTYDEYEAACIAHDNLSGADEWKALDESEDFDYKLIRKRVQRLQLARSKGDIHALMSILHEGLHGNLGNIANPILLTHCKIGTKHLIEQFIDEVTHALEQIVNAEENDVDFYEKLSFFDETAHAFGRSCLMLSGGAGLGFFHAGVVKSLNSKDLLPSVVSGASAGSIIAGMLGTRNRSELVESLSAEFIYETFKHWRSFAGLGKKGLFDSAVLENALIELFDLTTFEEAFKKTGRHITITVSPADLHQHSRLLNAKTSPNAIITQAVRASCAVPVIFSPVQLRAKTPSGDIVPYIPNRRFADGSLMADLPFERLARLYGVNHSIVSQTNPLAVPFISPNRIDSNSLWDISTRHLSQLAKSNSIFAIDMVERLTANKSAKLAIHKVRSIIDQQYVGNINILPKRQLRNLTQVLSNPTLESIEQLIRSGERASWPQLHVIKRNTKISEKLRYHLAQLKKREAFELGHLVR